Proteins from a single region of Geothrix sp. PMB-07:
- a CDS encoding DMT family transporter produces MPYLGESAALLTAVCWSLNSVCFTVAGRRVGSASVNLGRLLMAWATLVLVHLLFYGSPFPMQAGAARIGWLGVSGLIGFALGDAVLFEAFVLIGARLSMLLMTLSPLFSALLAWLFLGQNLSLPKVLAMAVTLGGIGWVVWGGGEHEDHPHLWRGILLGIGGALGQSIGLVFSKFGLAGNFPPISANLIRATAGVAALLLYFAATGQLRRTLGALRDGRATAFIGLGAVTGPVLGVVLSLIAIARSSMGVAATLMSLSPVILLPVSHFIFKEKVSGHAILGTLLALAGAAALFFV; encoded by the coding sequence TTGCCCTACCTTGGCGAAAGCGCTGCCCTTCTCACGGCCGTCTGCTGGTCGTTGAACTCTGTGTGCTTCACCGTGGCGGGCCGCCGTGTGGGTTCGGCCTCGGTGAACCTGGGCCGTCTGCTCATGGCCTGGGCCACGCTGGTGCTGGTGCACCTCCTCTTCTACGGAAGCCCCTTTCCCATGCAGGCGGGCGCGGCGCGCATCGGCTGGCTGGGGGTATCGGGGCTCATCGGCTTCGCCCTGGGCGACGCGGTGCTGTTCGAGGCCTTCGTGCTCATCGGCGCCCGCCTGTCCATGCTGCTCATGACGCTTTCTCCGCTCTTCAGCGCCCTGCTGGCGTGGCTGTTCCTGGGCCAGAACCTGAGCCTGCCCAAGGTCCTGGCCATGGCGGTCACCCTCGGCGGCATCGGCTGGGTGGTGTGGGGCGGCGGCGAGCACGAAGACCACCCCCACCTCTGGCGCGGCATTCTGCTGGGCATCGGCGGCGCCCTGGGCCAGTCCATCGGACTCGTCTTCAGCAAGTTCGGCCTGGCGGGCAACTTCCCGCCCATTTCCGCCAACCTCATCCGGGCCACGGCGGGCGTGGCAGCCCTGCTGCTCTACTTCGCCGCCACCGGCCAGCTCCGCCGCACCCTGGGCGCCCTGCGGGATGGCCGCGCCACCGCCTTCATCGGTCTGGGCGCCGTCACCGGCCCCGTGCTGGGCGTGGTGCTCTCCCTCATCGCCATCGCACGGTCCTCCATGGGCGTGGCGGCCACCCTCATGTCGCTGTCGCCGGTCATCCTGCTGCCCGTGTCCCATTTCATCTTCAAGGAGAAGGTGAGCGGTCATGCCATCCTGGGCACCCTGCTGGCCCTGGCTGGCGCCGCTGCGCTCTTCTTCGTGTAG
- a CDS encoding CPBP family intramembrane glutamic endopeptidase, giving the protein MTEPETAAPLQKPYPGFAQALLVLLLFFLFGTLTSIPAALLAALKLHRWAAWATVLAQLSGTWLTLLVGRRLGRRAWADFFPHRPVSGLVWPLVPLATAGLLLVCNGVDAWVAHALPPPTWFERLFQDMGWPSLVLGAPLSEEPLFRGLILSGFLLRYGPRKAIIGSALLFALFHMNPWQFPIGCLAGLLFGWLTVRTGSLWPAVFAHFLNNLSASLTHTFHIPYLSDSRFQPWWIWGLGFLLLTAGLAALQRVTAESEGLLRVQDAQT; this is encoded by the coding sequence ATGACTGAACCGGAGACGGCTGCGCCTTTGCAGAAGCCCTATCCTGGCTTCGCCCAAGCCCTGCTTGTTCTGCTCCTCTTCTTCCTGTTCGGCACCTTGACGAGCATTCCTGCCGCGTTACTGGCCGCCCTGAAACTTCACCGCTGGGCCGCATGGGCCACGGTGCTGGCCCAGTTGAGCGGAACCTGGTTGACCTTGCTTGTCGGTCGCCGCCTCGGCCGAAGAGCGTGGGCCGACTTCTTTCCACACCGGCCGGTATCTGGTCTCGTCTGGCCCCTCGTGCCACTCGCCACGGCGGGCCTCCTCCTTGTCTGCAATGGCGTGGATGCCTGGGTGGCTCATGCGCTCCCTCCGCCGACCTGGTTCGAGCGGCTGTTTCAAGACATGGGTTGGCCCAGCCTCGTGTTGGGCGCGCCCCTGTCCGAAGAGCCTCTGTTCCGGGGCCTGATCCTGAGCGGCTTCCTGCTGCGCTACGGACCGCGCAAAGCCATCATCGGTTCGGCCCTTTTGTTCGCCCTCTTTCACATGAACCCCTGGCAGTTTCCCATTGGGTGCCTGGCAGGCCTCCTCTTCGGCTGGCTCACGGTGAGAACCGGCTCCCTCTGGCCCGCGGTCTTCGCCCATTTCCTGAACAATCTGTCAGCTTCTCTCACCCACACCTTCCACATTCCCTACCTGTCCGATTCCCGTTTTCAACCCTGGTGGATCTGGGGTCTCGGTTTTCTGCTGCTGACGGCCGGGCTGGCGGCGCTGCAGCGGGTCACGGCGGAATCCGAAGGGTTGTTGCGGGTGCAAGACGCCCAAACCTGA
- the pip gene encoding prolyl aminopeptidase — translation MPLRKDPVSWLYPAFEPYRVHRLKVSDLHELHVEESGNPEGKPVIFLHGGPGGGTSPKHRRYFDPEKYRIILFDQRGCGQSTPYAEVRENTTWDLVADIERIREHLGIERWMVFGGSWGATLGLAYAEKHPERVTELLLRGIFLLRQREVDWLYQEGASRIFPDAWEPYRDAIPEAERGDFLQAYAKRLLSDDPAVNLPAAKAWSIWEGATSKLIPDPDFIASYGDEATTLAFARIECHYFLNKGWMEEAQLLRDASRLQGIPGAIIQGRYDMVCPIESAWALSKAWPEADLVIVPDAGHSAYDAGISRALVAATDRFAG, via the coding sequence ATGCCGCTTCGCAAGGATCCCGTCAGCTGGCTCTATCCCGCCTTTGAGCCCTACCGCGTGCATCGCCTGAAGGTCTCGGATCTCCACGAGCTGCACGTAGAGGAGAGCGGCAACCCCGAGGGCAAACCCGTGATCTTCCTCCATGGAGGTCCCGGCGGTGGCACCAGCCCCAAGCACCGACGCTACTTCGATCCGGAGAAGTACCGCATCATCCTCTTCGATCAGCGCGGCTGCGGCCAGAGCACGCCCTACGCCGAGGTGCGGGAGAACACCACCTGGGACCTGGTGGCCGATATCGAGCGCATCCGTGAGCACCTGGGCATCGAACGCTGGATGGTCTTCGGAGGTTCCTGGGGTGCCACGCTGGGATTGGCCTATGCGGAAAAGCACCCCGAGCGCGTGACGGAGCTGCTGCTCCGCGGCATCTTCCTGCTGCGGCAGCGCGAGGTGGATTGGCTCTACCAGGAGGGCGCGAGCCGCATCTTCCCCGATGCCTGGGAGCCCTACCGCGACGCCATCCCCGAGGCCGAGCGCGGCGACTTCCTGCAGGCCTACGCCAAGCGCCTGCTGAGCGACGATCCGGCTGTGAACCTGCCCGCCGCGAAGGCCTGGAGCATCTGGGAAGGCGCCACCAGCAAGCTCATTCCCGATCCCGATTTCATCGCCTCCTACGGCGACGAGGCCACCACGCTCGCCTTCGCCCGCATCGAGTGCCACTACTTCCTGAACAAGGGCTGGATGGAGGAGGCCCAGCTGCTGCGCGACGCCTCGCGGCTCCAAGGCATTCCCGGCGCCATCATCCAGGGCCGCTACGACATGGTGTGCCCCATCGAAAGCGCCTGGGCCCTGTCCAAGGCCTGGCCAGAGGCTGATCTGGTCATCGTGCCAGACGCCGGCCACAGCGCCTATGACGCTGGCATTTCCCGCGCCCTCGTGGCGGCCACGGATCGCTTCGCAGGCTGA
- a CDS encoding DUF4124 domain-containing protein encodes MIAALGLAFLALLGQPQQRTYYWRDTAGQTHITNLPPPADAEILEPPAPPAMEPEKAVQKGVVVRPRTAPDGKRLAPNLNPAQQAAWDALDQHLAKARAAGNRRTLEAVTDSLIHDCLWGNGLWFLPAAPVLAVALMGLLGWWLALGLGSGPRFPLVGGFLLLGLALGQLLLSVFLYTPQAARLHQNLELLEAHLGTGQPLRAEQQKRLQQRYLALDQAAEPFQAPWRFPAEVRALRDTMKRVVVEP; translated from the coding sequence GCCGCAGCAGCGCACCTACTATTGGCGGGACACCGCTGGACAAACGCATATCACCAACCTCCCGCCACCTGCGGACGCGGAGATCCTGGAGCCGCCCGCGCCCCCGGCCATGGAGCCCGAGAAGGCCGTCCAGAAGGGCGTGGTGGTCCGCCCAAGAACCGCGCCGGACGGCAAGCGCCTGGCGCCCAACCTCAACCCGGCCCAACAGGCGGCCTGGGACGCGCTCGACCAGCACCTGGCCAAAGCCCGCGCCGCTGGCAACCGCCGGACCCTGGAGGCCGTGACCGATTCCCTCATCCACGACTGCCTCTGGGGCAACGGCCTCTGGTTCCTGCCTGCGGCGCCGGTCCTCGCGGTGGCCCTCATGGGTTTGCTGGGCTGGTGGCTGGCTTTGGGGCTGGGCTCCGGCCCGAGGTTTCCCTTGGTGGGGGGATTCCTGCTCTTGGGTTTGGCCCTGGGCCAACTCCTTTTGAGCGTGTTCCTCTACACTCCCCAGGCGGCTCGGCTCCACCAGAACCTCGAGCTGCTGGAAGCCCACCTGGGCACCGGGCAACCCCTTCGCGCCGAGCAGCAGAAACGCCTTCAGCAGCGCTATCTCGCCCTGGACCAGGCCGCCGAGCCCTTCCAGGCGCCCTGGCGCTTTCCCGCGGAAGTGCGGGCGCTGCGCGACACCATGAAGCGGGTGGTGGTTGAACCCTGA
- the hemW gene encoding radical SAM family heme chaperone HemW, translated as MNPELSRRLPVFRQEAHAAPMGLYLHVPFCLDRCTYCSFATTRDRALQPDTIRRLIHEVRHWGAALGRPPVDTLYLGGGTPSLLSAEELTELTAAVRAAFDLTPLAEATLEANPGTVDAAWLGLARELGWDRISLGVQALDDDLLGRLGRIHGSVQAMESLELARAAGFQRRSADLMVGIPGQSLSKVIEDARTLAATGLEHLSIYLLDLDKACPLRADIDAGRLTLPTEDEVADAFEALQLELPRLGLQPYEISNYAQPGGESIHNTRYWERRPYLGLGPSAASQMGACRWTESSVIPAWTEGRGALEIQELDGAEALSEIPLLGLRLHRGIGWNHLREQAEQLNLRPLCDAWETRLRALASEGLVIWDGDHVRLSSRGMLMSNGILQMFV; from the coding sequence TTGAACCCTGAACTCAGCCGCCGCCTTCCTGTTTTCCGACAGGAGGCCCATGCCGCGCCCATGGGCCTCTACCTTCATGTGCCATTTTGTCTGGACCGCTGCACCTACTGCTCCTTCGCCACCACCCGGGACCGCGCCCTCCAGCCGGACACCATCCGGCGGCTCATCCACGAGGTCAGACACTGGGGTGCAGCGTTGGGCCGCCCGCCCGTGGATACCCTCTACCTGGGCGGTGGCACACCCTCCCTGCTCAGCGCCGAAGAACTGACCGAACTCACGGCCGCAGTGCGCGCAGCCTTCGACCTGACTCCTCTGGCCGAAGCCACCCTGGAGGCCAACCCCGGCACCGTGGATGCGGCCTGGCTGGGCTTAGCGCGCGAACTGGGCTGGGATCGCATCAGCCTGGGCGTGCAGGCCCTGGATGATGACCTGCTGGGCCGCCTGGGGCGCATCCATGGCTCCGTGCAGGCGATGGAATCCCTCGAGCTGGCCCGGGCGGCGGGCTTCCAGCGCCGCAGCGCGGATCTCATGGTGGGTATCCCTGGACAGTCGCTGTCCAAAGTGATCGAGGATGCCCGCACCCTGGCTGCCACTGGACTGGAACACCTCAGCATCTACCTGCTCGACCTGGACAAGGCCTGCCCCTTGCGCGCCGACATCGACGCGGGCCGCCTCACCCTTCCCACCGAAGATGAGGTGGCCGACGCCTTCGAGGCCCTGCAACTGGAGCTTCCCCGCCTGGGCCTCCAGCCCTACGAGATCAGCAACTACGCTCAACCCGGCGGGGAATCCATCCACAACACGCGCTACTGGGAGCGCCGCCCCTACCTGGGCCTCGGCCCCAGCGCTGCCTCCCAGATGGGCGCCTGCCGCTGGACGGAGTCAAGTGTCATTCCGGCCTGGACCGAGGGCCGCGGCGCGTTGGAAATCCAGGAGCTCGATGGCGCCGAAGCCCTTTCGGAGATCCCCTTGCTGGGCCTGCGCCTGCATCGCGGCATTGGTTGGAACCACCTGCGCGAACAGGCCGAGCAGCTCAACCTCCGGCCCCTGTGCGATGCCTGGGAGACCCGCCTGCGCGCCCTGGCCAGCGAAGGGTTGGTCATTTGGGACGGCGATCACGTGCGCCTCAGCAGCCGCGGCATGCTCATGAGCAACGGCATTCTGCAGATGTTCGTCTGA